The nucleotide sequence GTGCGACCAATGCTTATTATGCACTTGTCTGTACACGGCTAGATCAACTCAACGAGCAGGATATTGTCGGTCTTGAACGCATCAATGAGTTTGTGACCCGTAGGCTAACCCCTGGGATCCGAACATGTCAGGCATTGAATCAAAGATTGGAAGATCTTACTCGCCGTATAGCCAGAGCAAGCAGTTTACTTAGAACGCGAGTCGATTTGAGTATTGAGCAACAAAATCAACAACTATTACATGCAATAAACCAGCGAGGTAAGATCCAGTTAAGATTACAACAGATGGTTGAAGGTGTGTCTGTTGCCGCCATGGCCTATTATTTGGTGGGATTATTGGAGTATATTTTAAATGCGTTTAATGCCAATGGTTATACACTGAACAAAATGATTTTAGAAGGGTTAGCAGTACCATTTTTTCTATTTTTTGCTTGGTGGTTATTCAGGTTCGCCATGGGGTATGTCAAAAAAGAGTCCGAATAGTGATGGCTAAACTGCACTAAGATACAGTGTTGAATATAATGACCTTAAGTGGTCATTTTTATGCTACTTATAGCATGCTCCTTTGGTACTCCTCCTATGGTTTCATTCCTCCTTTTAAGTTGTCCTCCTTTAGCTTTAAGCCTTTCGATTGCTACTAAATAATAATAATTTCGAGCCATTGTCCAATGTTAGCCATGACTAAATTATCTAATGATAGCTGCACTAATAATGAAGGAAAAGGTGTGAGAAGATGAATACACAAGCTAAGTTGAGTTTGATTAGTGTCGCTATCAGCATGACGGCATTTAATGCGAATGCCGCGCTCGAAATATATGAAAATGATGGCATGTCTTTTAGTGCAGATGGGCTAGTCAATGCTTTTTATGCAAATAGCTCGATAGAGAAGACTGATGCCGCTGGTGCCAAGTCAGATCGCGATCAGTCTCGTGTCCGAACGGGTTTTTTACCCAACAACATAGGTTTTAATTTCTCTAACCAACTCTCTGATATGAAGATAGGTATGCGATCCTCTTTTTGGGTATCGATTAGTGATGCCGATAATCACCGTGATGCTACACCTGCAGATCTTGGGACAGGCTCTTTGATCGATATCCGTCAATTTTACGGTACCGTCAGTGGTGATTGGGGTGAGTTATTAGTGGGTAAGGATTTTGGCTTGCTTAACCGCGCGAATATTTTAGGTGATGAGCTGTTACTGGGCTTTGGTCAGACATCGGATTTTTTTGGTCTTGTTGATGGCGGTAACGTTTCCTTTGGTAATATCAGTACAGGTTATACCTACCCATTTCCTAAACCTCAAATTACTTATCGCTCACCTGATCTTAGCGGGTTTAAGTTAGCGGTAGGATTGATGGATCCCAATAAAATGGCTGCAGACTCTTCAGAAGAGTTACCAAGGTTTGAGGCTGAACTCGTTTACAGCACGGATGTTGATAATGTAGGCCTTAAAGCTTGGGTCAGTGGTGCGATTCAATCGAGTGAAATTAATGACGATAAACAGAATCAATCGGGACTAGGTTATGGCGCCAACATTAAATTTTCTGGTATCGCTCTAACTGCATCAGGTTTTCAATCCAAAGGGTTAGGGCACATTGCTGGCCTAGATCATTTAGTGGGTGATGACTCTATAGAATCTGATGGTTACTTAGTGCAGGCAGCATATACATTAAACAGCAACCGATTTGTGCTTACTTATGGTGAGACCAAGGTTGAAAATACCAACAGTATTCTAGATGCGACCCATTCAAATGCCGGTATTGCCTATTTTAGAACAATACGACCAGGCTTAACGGGAGTGGTCGAATTCAATCAGACCAAGGCGGATGTAACTAATTCTTTGGTTGCGGAGGAAAATAACACCATCTCTATCGGAGCAGTGTTTACTTTCTAATAGTGACTAGGGGTCACTGAATGAAAAGTCATGGATGATTTTCATTCAGTCGCAGTACCAAAGGTAGACAGGTGATACGGCACTAAATAAGTCGCTGCCTACTACTAATGGATGAAACTTTGCTATTGTATTAAGTACTCAGTAGTTTAAATTGTGATATAGCTCAAATAATAGAGAGGCAGTGTCATGTACAAGGTCTTGATCGCAGATGATCATCCACTATTTCGAGATGCAATTGTGCATATTTTCGGGAGTCGATTTCCTAACAGTACGACTTATGAAACTGAAGATATCGCATCTACTTTAGAGTTTGCAAAAAACAATGATGATATCGATCTTATTTTACTCGATCTCAATATGCCTGGCATGTCAGGGCTCAATGGGTTACTTGATTTAAGTAATGAGTGTCCGACAACCCCCGTTGTTGTTGTATCGGCAGAAAATAAGAAGCAAGTGATCCTACAAACTATCGCCTATGGTGCAGTGGGATTTATTGCAAAGTCCTCATCTAAAGAGACCATTGCAGATGCGATTGCGACGGTGTTTGAGGGCAATATTTACCTGCCAGCCGATATTATTCGAAGTCAATCAAGCCCTAACTCTAAAAAAGAGTACCAATTATTGCCTGAGATGCTCTCATCATTAACTCGTCGTCAATTGATGGTATTGAAATGTATGACGAAAGGAGAGGCTAATAAGCAGATTGCCTATAACTTGAATGTATCTGAGACGACGGTGAAGTCCCATGTCTCCTCTATTTTAAAAAAATTGGGGGTGTCGAATCGAGTACAAGCAGTTGTAGGTTGCAGTGATATTGACTTTAATCAATATTTAAGACGTTAACTCGTTAAGTTAATGCCTTCACTTACTTTAGTAAGTACAACATGGAGGTTTTTAGCTTCATTGGTTTTACTGGTTTATTGAGCAACAAGATCCCTCTCTTTTTTGCTTTGGCTTTTAGCTCTTCACTATAATTGGCCGTGATCATCAATATTGGTAGCGTGATATCACGGCTTTGATTAATCTCAATCGCGACATCGAGTCCGTTTACATCATCATCTAAGTGATAATCAACAATCAAAATATCGGCTTGATCTGTTTCTATATTCACCTTTTTTACTAATTCATCTAGACTTGTTGCTGTAGTGATATGACACTGCCATCCCTTAAGAAGCTGCGCCATAGCGAGACAGATACTGGCGTCGTTATCAATGAGCCATACTTTACGATTAGCCAGATCTGTATTGGCCAAGGCGCGGCTGAGGTTATCATTGCCTTGTTGCATCTTATCTACCCTACCCAGTGGTACACACACTGAGAATACTGAGCCTTTGCCCTCAATAGAGTTAACGTGAATAGGGTGTGCTAATACTTTCGAGAGTTTATCGACGATGGCTAAACCTAATCCTAAGCCGTTACTAAAGGCTTTCTGGGATGATTTAAGTCGTTTAAACTCTTTAAATATCTCTTTAATTTGGTCTTTAGCAATGCCGGCACCATTGTCCCAAACCTGAATCGAAATCGAATCACCCTGACGTCTGCAGCCGAGTAATACTTTTCCCTTTCCAGTGTACCTAAATGCGTTGGATAGAAAGTTTCGAAGAATTCGAGCGAGTAATACACTGTCGGAATGAACGATGGTATCACTGGGAATATGGTGCAGCTCTACGCCAAATTGGTCGGCATTCTGCTGATATTCATTAGCGAGATTGTTGAGTAACTCGCCTAAGTTAAATGTGCTTTTGTCTGCTTTAACTACACCAGCATCGAGTTTAGATATATCGACTAAAGTACTGATCAAGTTCTCAAGATCATCCAATGAGTTTGAAATAGAGCCTAATAGCGAGTATGTGCTAGTGTCTGAAAGCTGCTCTGATAACGAACTAGTAAACAATTGAGCTGCATTGAGCGGTTGCAGTAGGTCGTGACTAACAGCGGCAAGAAATTTAGTTTTTGATATGTTAGCTAGCTCAGCCTCACTTATCGCTTCGGTTAAGTTGAATTCTGCCAGTCGGCGCTCTTCAACTTCGACTTGTAGCACATCATTAAGGTTTTGTAGTTGAGAGGTACGTTCCTTCACTCTAATGTCTAATAGGTCGTGGGCTTTTTGTAATGCTAGCGCGTTGTTTCTTCTTAATGTGATATCACGCACCAGAACGAAGAAGCCGAGCACAGTTCCACTTGAATCCCGATTAGGGACGTAGGATTTTAGCAAGTGGGCTGGTTCACCTGAACTACTTAATTCCTCAATTTCAAAACTGACACTCTCACCTTTTAAGGCACGATCTACATAGGGTTGCAGCTGAATGAAATCCCCATGAATACGACTTTGTTCCAGCTCAAGTCCGTAGAGTTCCCCCTTTGCCCAGCCATACCAATCGACATACACTTGATTGGTGAATTGAAATTTTAAATCTGAACCAACATAGGCGATCATTGCTGGCACGTTATCAGTGATAAGCCTTAACCAGCTTTCACTTTTCTTTAGGGACTCTGCATAGCGGTGGCGTGTGGTAATGTCGGTAAATGTTTTGATTAATTTGCCATTTTTTAAACGGTGATCCCTAATTTCAACAACTGTCCCATTTGAAAGGCTCTGCACATAGTAATCATCTTCATTATTGGATTTAGGTTCAAGATCAAGCTCAGTAGAATTTTGAAGGTTGGAGAAGTAGGGCATTGAGCGCAACATTTGGGTCGAGAGTTTACTCATCTCTACAAAACGTTTATTCCAAACCTCGACTTGATCATGGCTACTGAGCAATATAACCCCTTGAGATAGGTTATCGACTAGGTTTTGCAGCAACTTAGATTTTTGAGCCATGGCTTTTTCATAACGTTCACTCTCTGCGACTTTCAAGGCGGTAATATCCGTATAGAGCATGACCCAACCGCCTTCACGCGTTCGGCGCTCATTCAGTTGAAACCAGCGATTGTCAGAAAGCTTATACACTGGACTATTGTCAGCGTCGCCGGGATATGCTTGAGATATAATGCCGCGGGTTTTAGCGAGTGCTTTGAAATCACTAAGGTTAACCCCTTCTTCAATACGTAGACCTGATTTGTGCCAAAAATTGACGAAATGACTGTTTTGCAGAATAATACGGCCATCGCTATCGAGTAGCACGAATGCGTCAGAGATACTCTCGATGGCATCGATAAAACGTTGTTTGAAAATATTGGCTTGCTCATTAGCCAGTTTTAAGGCTCGGTTGCTTCTTTCTAGTTGCGCCAAGGTATCATTTAACGCTTGAGTCTTCTCTTTGACTTGCTCAGCAAGGTGAACAGAGTGCTCAAAGGAGGCGTATGGTTCATTTTGATTGCCACCTCCTTCTTCAACTCGTTTCATTAGCACTTGATTGATTTTTGTTAATTTATCGTTTTGAAGTTGAAGCCGTGTAACCTCTTCAATTAATGCTTGCTCATTCATTAAGCTCTCCAGAAATGTACACTCCGGTAAAGGTTTGATTTAAGTGCATACCATTGATGTGCTCACCATAGGTATTAAAGCCAAACATTCGGTATTGTTCCTGCAAAGGTTTAATCTTTCCAATTAAATTTTTCTGTTCAATTTCGAGCCGCCTTAAAAAACAATCACAAGCTAGTACCAGTTCCGGTTTATCAAATCGTTGTTCAAGTGTGATTAACTTGTCAGATAGAGACTCAATGATATTGCTCATCTCTACGGCACTGAGGACTATGCCAGTGTCGACAGCACAATAAAAGGTCAGACTGAAGTCGTTTTTGTTCACTTTCTGTATTGAGCGAATATAGTAGTTGCCGCCAATTTTAACCGCTAATGGGTGAAGCGAGAATACATCTGGGTTTAGTTCATCGATTCCCAAACCTAAGAATTGGGCATATACGAGTGCGGCGGGCTCTGAATTGAGTTCATAGACAGTGCGGCTTTGTGCATCGGCCTGTGTGACGACCAGTTTTTCAATTGAAGATTTAATGTGATTACAATTAAAGACTTTAAATTGACAGAGAGTATTTACCATGATGGTTATCGCGGCCTGTTGGTGAAACACACCTTGATGGTAGACATGGGTGTTGGCCAAGTTGGTGTCATCACCGGCAGAACCGCCAAAATGGGGAATACCGTTGGCTGCTGAGTTTAAAATACTGAGTAATTGCTCCTCTTTGGTAGAAAGGCCATCAATGAGGGTTAATAAAAAAGTATTATTTTTTATAGGCGTTAGTGCTTTTTCACTGCACTTTTCGATCAGTTGATTAATTTTTGTCTGAGCGTTTATCAGATCGAACGTTTCAATGGCAGGGATGAGTTCAACACTAATCGCAAAGAAGTCAGGAGAGAACCATATTGCAACAATTGAGTGCTGCTCATAACCCTCGCAGGTGAGTTCACCAGCGGTAGTACAGCCAGCTAGTTCGACATCAATGAATTGATTGTTCATCGCGCTCGCTAGCGCTTCAAGAGGGTAGACGACAGAACAATAAAACAGCACAAAGCCAGTTTGAGGCTGACCTAACTGTTCAAAAATCTCTTGGCTTGCGAGACGAGGTGCTTGTGTTCTGCTGACAGCATATTTTGTTTTTATTTTGGTCATGTTTTGCCCTGTTGCTGACTGACATTTATGCTTATTGCTTAAGAGGTGAATATCCTTTTAACTGATTGATTCATATTAAATAAATTAAATAGATATTCTTTAGTGGTCATCAAGTAGATTTCTTAGAAAATTCGCTAATGTCTTACTCGAGATGTTACTCAATAATGACTCAAATTTCATTTGGTCGTAGATACCTTGGGTTAGTTGACTCAACTTAATCAGATGTTCAGCGTCAAATCTCCCATATTTGCCCAGATAAACCCGACGCAGTTTGTGTTTGGCGAGCGTCAATGTGTCGTTTAAAAAATCGATATCATTAGCGATAAATTTCAATGAGTGCGATAGCGTTTTCATGCGTGAACCAGTATCTGTATCGAATACGCTGTAGAAAATCAACTCTTTAACATCATCACAATAAACCGAGGCGATGCTATAACAGGCGCCTGATAATCTGGGGTGCAAAAAATGTGAGGATGCTCCTATCACATAGCTGGCAAGCCAAGCGGTAACTAGCTTCTCATCTTGTATGAAAATCCGACATATCCAATGCTGTTCGCAGTAAGCGTGCTGCTCCACTGTTACATTAACGTTAAATGCAGCGGAGTGCTCGTTTTCTTTTAACTTATCGGATGTCATTAGTTTATAACTTGAATTCACTTGCCTTTTTGGATTATGAACCGTCTCTAATTGATGGTGAAGCTGATGGATAACCTGAGGTAGATTAGGAAGATGACAGCGCAAATCCTCGGTGATGACTTTAGACAATTCTGCTAGAGAGTTTAGTGAGATTTGTAAATTTGAGTTATTGATCAATACCAAGTTAGCCAGTGATATAGCTTCGAGTTGATACTGTACTTTTACAATATCGGCGAGTATGGGGGTGTTGATGCCCTGCTGAAATTCAATAATGATGAAGTGTGACCAAATATCCATGCGATCAGCAGTAAGTTCCGTTCGGTTAAGGCTTGCTAATAACTGTTTAATCATCAGGATCTCATGCTGCAAAACTATCGATTTCAAATGCGCATTTTTCAAGGGCTTCTGCTTTACGTTCGGTGCTATTTCGCCAACGTCGCTGATCAATGGTTTGGCGCTGAGTTGCTCAAGCAAATTGCCATTATCATTCTGGCTTTGCGGCTGAATATAGTGGTTATAAAGTCGAATGATTTGATTGATCTGCTGTGGATATTTACTGTTGGAATGATCTGGAATACTGCACTTTACAGTGTGAGAAGATAGATGAGCAATGATAAGGTTTTGTATCTGTACTATGCACTGCTGACAACTGATCACTCTTATGGCAAATTGATGTTGTGCATTGGTATCACATGAAATTGGCACCATTTTGCCGTCATCTTGTGTTATTAACGTTGATAAATCCTGTGCAATGGCATTGATATGATTGTAGTAGCCGACATCAATCCACCAGGTATATACCCTGTGTTGAGAGTTGGGGATATGCTCAAGAGTTTGGCTTGTCTTATTTTCGACTTTCGTTGGGGTATTATTGTTTCCTCTTTGTGCATCGTTTTCAGTACTGGTATCTGAGCTGTGATTGGCTATGGAACGCGTCAATAACACCTGCAATTCGTCGAGGTCTGGCGTCATGGTGATTAACTGAATATTGTTCGCTTGATAATAGCTTTGGTGGTAGTGGGTGATAGCCCCCAATGTTAGTTGGTGTAAGCAATCAGTGACGCCACCGTACCAATGGATTTTATGGGGTGAATTATCACCTATAAGTATTTGAATATATTCAAGGTAGTGAGAGTTCGCTTGATAACCAAGCAGTTCTCGATAGATAACACCAGACTGGTTACCGTCAAAGATTTCCTGGGTTAATTCCTCTTCGGTAGTAACCGGCGATAAAATGCCCTCAATAAGATAGTTTATAACAAGCTCAAAGCTTGTTTTATCAGGGCATACGCAGTGAAAGCAGGTAAAGCCGTCCAGTGTCGACGCATTGATTTTTACATTGGTGAGTGAGGTTAATTGAAACAAAGTGCTGGCTTGGGGATGACCTTTGCTGCGCCTAAAGCTTAAATGTTCAGCAGCATGAGCAAGCCCAGAGTCATCATGACTGGGGGTTTTGATAAAAAATACCGCACTGTATTGCTCGTTTTCAATGAGAGGTTCGTTATTGGGCTTGATATTAAAGTGAAGCAGCCCTGAAGTGTGTCGGTATTTGTTTACCGAGACATTAGGCATGAACAGATCATCTTGCTGTTGAAATCCGTTTTTCATAATTTAAGCAAAGCGATATCAGCAAGCCTTTTTCGTTGCTTGAGTGGTGTTGTTGGATTCTTAGCTTGTTCGATGGCTTCAAGTATCAAGTGGTGATCGTCTGATTTACTGCAGACAGGATCAGTTCGGCTCATATCGCCAGTGAGCATGAAGGCTTGGCAACGACAGCCGCCAAAGTCTTTCTCTTTTTCATCACAGCCCTGACAGGGTTGAGCCATCCAACTATCCCCTCTGAAATGGTTAAAAGAGAAGTCCTTGTGCCAGATCTCATCGAGTTTTTTCTCTGTTACGTTTGGAAAAGCCAAGGGCAGTATTTTAGCACTGTGGCAAGGTAACGCACTGCCGTCGGGGGTGATGGTTAGAAATGTGCTGGCCCAGCCGTTCATGCAAGCTTTTGGGCGTTCCTCGTAATAATCGGGGGTGACAAAGATAAATTGCGGCCCCGTATTTGCCTGCTGCTCGCGAAAACAATTAACGCTAGCTTCTGCATGTCTAAGCTGTTGCTGGGTGGGAAGCAGATGATCACGATTTTCAAAAGCCCAGCCGTAATACTGAGCCGTGGCAAGTTCAACATAATCGGCGTTAAGTTGGCAGCTTAATGCGAGGATCTGTGGGATCTGTTCGATGTTCTGTCTGGAGATGACAAAATTCAGCACCATAGGGTAACCTTCAGACTTTACTATTTCAGCCATTTTTAATTTCTGATCGAAGGCTTTTCCTCTGCCAGCTATCGCATCATTAAGTTCAGGATCGGCGGCTTGAAAACTGATCTGAATATGATCTAACCCTGCGGCTTTTAATTGTTTAATTCGCTTCTCAGTTAAGCCGATCCCTGAGGTGATCAAATTAGTATAAAAGCCCAGTTGACGGCCATGCTTAACTAAGGTTTCCAGATCTTTTCTTAGTAATGGCTCCCCACCTGAAAAACCAAGTTGTACTGAGCCCAATTCCCTTGCTTGGCTCAATACATCTAGCCAAGCCTCAGTGCTTAACTCATCATCTTTGTTGCCCAAATCTGTGGGGTTTGAACAATAAGCGCAATGAAGAGGGCACTCATAGGTGAGTTCAGCTAATAGCCATAATGGAGGGCCAACAGGTGTATTATCAGACATAGCTTATCCATCTTTTAGCTTGGGCCGCGGCCAGAAACTCCTCAATATCGCACCTAATGTCATCGGCTTGAGGGAACTTTTTCTGTAATTGACTCTGTATTTCATCGACAGAAGTTAGGCCGTCAATGTGCTGTAATATTTCAGCTGCACTGTCGTTGAGTTTGACCATACCTTCGGGATAAAGCAGTACAAAACACCCTTGCGCTTTTTCAAACTGTAAGCGAAAAAGGGTATTCATCTTTGGGGTTTGTGGGGCTGATGTCATTAAAATATCCCTTTGTGGTAGATGGGGGCGTCGACAAGCTGAGAGTAAGGTGCCCGATCATATTGATAAGCTAAGGTCATAGCATCTAACATTGACCATAAAATATCGAGTTTAAACTGCAGAATATTGAGGGCATGTTCCTGCTGTTCTCGGCTGGTGAAGTGCTCCAATGTGATGGCTAAGCCGTGGTTCACATCTCGCCTTGCTTGGGAGAGTCTCATCTGAAAATAGGTTAACCCTTCTGGTTTAATCCAAGGGTAATTTTCGGGCCAGCTATTTAACCGGCTTTGGTGGATCTCTGGCGCAAACATCTCAGTTAAAGATGAACAAGCCGCTTCTTGCCAAGATGCGCGTCTGGCGAAGTTGACGTAGGCATCTACTGCAAACCTGACGCCGGGTAAGATGTATTTCTCATCGAGCATATCTTGACGGCTGAGCCCGACGGCTTCACCTAAAGTTAGCCAAGCTTCAATGCCCCCTAAAGTATTGTCTTCAATGGAACCATCATGGTCGATGATCCTTTGGATCCACATACGACGGGTTTTAATGTCGGGACAGTTAGCAAGTATAGCGGCGTCTTTTACGGGAATATTGATTTGATAATAAAAACGGTTGGCCACCCAGCCACGGATCTGTTCAACACTGCATTCGCCGTTATGCATCATCTTATGGTAAGGGTGATGTATATGGTAAAGCGTACCTTTCTCTTTTAGTTTTTGTTCGAATTCTTGTTTAGTCCAGGCTTGCATTATTACCTCTATATGAATATTTCCATACCGTCGGTTGCTATTTCAACACCGTTATCAATCACATAACGGTGCTCTGAGGATTCTTCGTTTAAGATAGGGTTAGTATTATTAATGTGAATTAGAATTTTTCGTTTGATATCAAACTTATTGAGTAGCGCCACAGTGCCAAACTCGCCGTTAACTGGCATATGACCCATTTCTGAGCCTAATTTATGACTAAATCCTTTGGCGATCATCTCGTCATCTAACCAGAGTGTGCCATCGATTAATGCACACTCGGCATCGGCAAGCATTGATTCTACAAGTGGGTTTGATTTGACGATTCCGGGGGCGTAGAACAGATATTTACCTGTACTGGTATCGACAATTTTTAGACCTATGTTGTTGCCGGGGACAATATGATCACGATAAGGTGAATAGGGAGGCGCATTAGATTCTAAAGGAACCGGATAAAACTCAAGCTCTGGTACCTGTTCAACGTCAAAAGCCTCTTGGTGTTCTGTGTCGATTGAATGGTGGATGAGCCCTCCATGCCAATGGCTTAACAGCGTAAACAGTGGGTAGGCACAAGAGAGATCTTCAAAGACGACATCAGTGCAGTAAACCGGTAAAGGCAAGCCCTCTCTTAGAGTCAGCAATCCTGTGGTGTGATCGATTTGACTGTCAGATAGAATTGCAGCTTTGATTTTTGTACCTCTTTGGCCTTCACTTGGCCATAATTGAGGCGATTGATTGATCTGTTGACGTATATCTGGGGAAGCATTGATCAATACCCAGTTTTCGCCATCTGGGCTAACCGCAATAGAGGACTGGGTTCTGGCTTGGGCTTTAATGCGGCCGCTGCGAACACCTTCACAGTTATCACAGTGGCAATTCCACTGTGGAAAGCCACCACCAGCCGCTGAGCCCAATATGAGTATATGCATAGACCGATAGTCCTATTGAAGTGGTTAAAGAGACGCAATTTACATAAGAAAAATCCCCACAATTTAAACTTGTGAGGATTTCATATTTATCGGTTACTGATATAAAGGGTAACTTCAAAACCTAGACGTATATCTTCAAATTTTGGTTTGGTCCACATAGCTTATTCCTCCACTGTTATTTTATGTATCACTTATTCCAATATAAAAGCTGGTCAAAAATTAAAATATTATACTTTGGTTGGAAAAAAGGACGAGAAAGGGCCTAAACCTTACTCAATACTATAGCTCTATCGCTGTTTAACGACTTTGTTTGCTTTGATCTATTGCTTTTCTGTCCATATCGATTCACGACACACAGCGTAAGGCTTTCAATGGTGACTAAACATTCCAGGCATTGAATACACTCGCTATATTCAATTGATCCATCATGGTTTATCGCATTAATAGCACATTTTTTGCTTCGACAAAGTTGACAAGGATCACCACATTCTTTACGTCTTGTTAACCACTTAAACAGTGGATAGCGCCCAAGTAAAGCAAGTCCTGCCCCCAGAGGACAGAGATAACGGCAGTAAAATTTATGGATTTTCATACTGAGTAAAAGCAGTACTACTGAATATAGGGTAAAGGGCCAGTAGCGTACAAAATTCAGCGTGATGCTGGTTTTAAAAGGTTCAACTTCCGCTAGCTGCTCTGCCACATTTAGTGAGTAAAAGGCTGTGCCAACGAGGATAAATAGAATGAGGTATTTTAACTTTCTGGCAAGCTTGTCAGTTTTTGAGTTC is from Shewanella sp. MTB7 and encodes:
- the pqqC gene encoding pyrroloquinoline-quinone synthase PqqC, which codes for MQAWTKQEFEQKLKEKGTLYHIHHPYHKMMHNGECSVEQIRGWVANRFYYQINIPVKDAAILANCPDIKTRRMWIQRIIDHDGSIEDNTLGGIEAWLTLGEAVGLSRQDMLDEKYILPGVRFAVDAYVNFARRASWQEAACSSLTEMFAPEIHQSRLNSWPENYPWIKPEGLTYFQMRLSQARRDVNHGLAITLEHFTSREQQEHALNILQFKLDILWSMLDAMTLAYQYDRAPYSQLVDAPIYHKGIF
- the pqqB gene encoding pyrroloquinoline quinone biosynthesis protein PqqB gives rise to the protein MHILILGSAAGGGFPQWNCHCDNCEGVRSGRIKAQARTQSSIAVSPDGENWVLINASPDIRQQINQSPQLWPSEGQRGTKIKAAILSDSQIDHTTGLLTLREGLPLPVYCTDVVFEDLSCAYPLFTLLSHWHGGLIHHSIDTEHQEAFDVEQVPELEFYPVPLESNAPPYSPYRDHIVPGNNIGLKIVDTSTGKYLFYAPGIVKSNPLVESMLADAECALIDGTLWLDDEMIAKGFSHKLGSEMGHMPVNGEFGTVALLNKFDIKRKILIHINNTNPILNEESSEHRYVIDNGVEIATDGMEIFI
- the pqqA gene encoding pyrroloquinoline quinone precursor peptide PqqA; translation: MWTKPKFEDIRLGFEVTLYISNR